One window of the Ammospiza nelsoni isolate bAmmNel1 chromosome 17, bAmmNel1.pri, whole genome shotgun sequence genome contains the following:
- the LOC132080774 gene encoding olfactory receptor 14J1-like produces MSNSSSIRHFLLLALADTRQLQLLHFCLLLGISLAALLGNGLIISAVACSHHLHTPMFFFLLNLALSDLGSICTTVPKAMHNSLWDTRTISYVGCAAQVFFFLFFLSAEYFLLTIMCYDRYISICKPLHYGTLLGSRACAHMAAAAWASAFLTALLHTANTFSLPLCHGNALGQFFCEVPQILKLSCSKSCLRELGLLAVSVCLAFGCFVFIVFSYVQIFRAVLRIPSEQGRHKAFSTCLPHLVVVSLFLSTAAFAHLKPPSISSPSLDLSVSVLYSVVSPALSPIIYSLRNQELKAAVWRLMTGCFSETLNCWPISNFLHRKTYNKNNL; encoded by the coding sequence atgtccaacagcagctccatcaggcacttcctcctgctggcattggcagacacgcggcagctgcagctcctgcacttctgcctcttgctgggcatctccctggctgccctcctgggcaacggcctcatcatcagcgccgtagcctgcagccaccacctgcacacgcccatgttcttcttcctgctcaacctggccctcagtgacctgggctccatctgcaccactgtccccaaagccatgcacaattccctctgggacaccaggaccATCTCCTATGTAGGATGTGCTGCAcaggtgtttttctttttgtttttcctctcagcAGAGTATTTcctcctgaccatcatgtgctacgaccgctacatatccatctgcaaacccctgcactacgggaccctcctgggcagcagagcttgtgcccacatggcagcagctgcctgggccagtgcctttctcactGCTCTTCTGCACACAGCCAACACATTTTCattgcccctgtgccatggcaatgccctgggtCAGTTCTTCTGTGAAGTTCCCCAGATCCTCAAActctcctgctccaaatccTGCCTCAGGGAACTTGGGCTTCTTGCTGTCAGTGTCTGTTTAGCATTTGGCTgctttgtgttcattgttttctcctatgtgcagatcttcagggccgtgctgaggatcccctctgagcagggacggcacaaagccttttccacctgcctccctcacctggttGTGGTCTCCCTGTTTCTCAGCACTGCGGCATTTGCCCAcctgaagcccccctccatctcttccccatccctggatctgtcagtgtcagttctgtactcggtgGTGTCTCCAGCCCTTAGTCCCatcatctacagcctgaggaaccaggagctcaaggctgcagtgtggagactgatgactggatgcttttcagaaacattaaactgCTGGCCAATTTCCAATTTCTTACATAGAAAGacttataataaaaataatctttga